One Candidatus Eremiobacteraceae bacterium genomic region harbors:
- a CDS encoding carboxypeptidase-like regulatory domain-containing protein: MIARIATATGVALLATASIAMASWNASVSGRVVDVNSLQPVPAAHISIYAEDGTRQLGTAVTDAKGQFAISGLQGGMYRLKFQRAGYQTTSLVGLTIRPSEHFIEAGPIAMYPNGVAMPKVAIHDLCGGLVQAGQTADVYVVCDDSH; the protein is encoded by the coding sequence ATGATCGCAAGAATAGCGACCGCAACCGGCGTCGCGCTGCTCGCAACGGCTTCAATAGCGATGGCGTCGTGGAACGCTTCGGTGTCGGGTCGCGTCGTCGACGTGAATTCGCTGCAGCCGGTTCCGGCCGCGCACATCTCGATTTATGCCGAGGATGGCACGCGCCAACTCGGCACCGCGGTAACGGATGCGAAGGGGCAGTTCGCGATCAGCGGATTGCAAGGCGGCATGTATCGCTTGAAATTCCAGCGTGCCGGCTATCAGACGACGTCGCTCGTCGGGCTGACGATCCGCCCGAGCGAGCACTTCATCGAAGCGGGTCCGATCGCGATGTATCCTAACGGCGTCGCGATGCCGAAGGTCGCGATCCACGATCTCTGCGGCGGACTCGTGCAGGCGGGCCAGACAGCGGACGTCTACGTCGTCTGCGACGACTCGCACTAA